The following proteins are co-located in the Eleginops maclovinus isolate JMC-PN-2008 ecotype Puerto Natales chromosome 1, JC_Emac_rtc_rv5, whole genome shotgun sequence genome:
- the krt5 gene encoding keratin, type II cytoskeletal 5 isoform X2, with product MSVQISRTVKTSRSSGGFGGGSTYGGGTSFGGGSSYSSGGGGGGGGGRNYSSRSLSFGTSRPIMSSSSSMLQSSMRSSGGGGGFGGYGGGGGGGGGYGGGGFSGGGYGGGYGGGGGGSGGGAYGIPFGGGGGGGFPGGMGAITAVTVNSQLLSPMNIEIDPNISTVRTQEKEQIKTLNNRFASFIDKVRFLEQQNKVLETKWSLLQDQTTTRSNIDAMFEAYIANLRRQLDGLGNEKMKLEGELRNMQGLVEDFKNKYEDEINKRASVENEFVLLKKDVDGAYMNKVELEAKVDSLQDEINFLRAVFEAELNELQGQIKDTSVIVEMDNSRNLDMDSIVAEVKAQYEEIAANSKKDAESWYQQKFQEIQTSAGNAGDDLRNTKSEIAELNRMISRLQNEIEAVKGQRVNLEAQIAEAEERGEIAVKDAKARIKDLEDALQRAKQDMARQVREYQELMNVKLALDIEIATYRKLLEGEECRIGQGGGNATIHITSSSSGGGGGGGGGFGGGSGGGFGGGSGGGFGGGMGGGGGGFGGSGFGGGSSGSSYGGGYGSGGFSSGGGGSSSMVMKSTSSSSRSYR from the exons ATGTCCGTTCAAATCAGCAGAACCGTAAAAACCAGCAGAAGTAGTGGTGGCTTTGGAGGTGGAAGTACCTATGGAGGTGGAACCAGCTTTGGTGGTGGAAGCAGCTATTCTAGTGGCGGAGgcggaggtggaggtggaggacgAAACTATTCCTCAAGATCTCTCTCGTTTGGTACTTCTCGACCAATTATGAGTTCATCTAGCTCAATGCTTCAATCAAGCATGAGgagtagtggtggtggtggtggttttggtggttacggtggtggtggtggtggtggtggtggttacGGTGGTGGTGGTTTCAGTGGTGGTGGATATGGTGGTGGTtacggtggtggtggtggtggcagTGGCGGTGGTGCATACGGCATCCCCttcggtggtggtggtggcggcggATTCCCTGGAGGAATGGGAGCCATCACAGCCGTCACAGTCAACTCACAACTGCTAAGCCCCATGAACATTGAAATCGACCCCAACATCAGCACTGTCCGCACCCAAGAGAAAGAGCAGATCAAGACCCTGAACAACCGCTTCGCCAGCTTCATTGACAAG GTCCGCTTCCTGGAGCAACAGAACAAAGTGCTGGAGACCAAATGGAGCCTGCTGCAGGATCAGACCACCACCCGCTCCAACATCGACGCCATGTTCGAGGCCTATATCGCCAACCTGCGCAGACAGCTCGATGGGCTCGGCAATGAGAAAATGAAGCTGGAGGGAGAGCTGAGGAACATGCAGGGCCTGGTTGAGGACTTCAAGAAcaa ATATGAAGATGAAATCAACAAGCGTGCCAGTGTGGAGAATGAGTTTGTGCTCCTGAAGAAG GATGTAGATGGCGCCTACATGAACAAGGTTGAGCTGGAGGCCAAAGTTGACTCCCTTCAGGATGAAATCAACTTCCTCAGAGCTGTCTTTGAGGCG GAACTGAATGAGCTCCAGGGACAGATCAAGGACACTTCGGTCATTGTGGAGATGGACAACAGTCGCAACCTGGACATGGACTCCATTGTGGCTGAAGTCAAGGCTCAGTATGAGGAAATTGCCGCCAATAGCAAGAAAGACGCTGAATCCTGGTACCAGCAGAAG TTCCAGGAGATCCAGACCAGTGCCGGTAATGCTGGAGACGACCTTCGCAACACCAAGAGTGAGATTGCTGAGCTCAACCGCATGATTAGCCGCCTCCAGAATGAGATTGAAGCAGTCAAGGGACAG CGTGTCAACCTAGAGGCCCAGATCGCTGAGGCTGAGGAGCGTGGTGAGATCGCAGTGAAGGATGCCAAGGCCCGCATCAAGGACCTTGAGGATGCCCTGCAGAGAGCGAAACAGGACATGGCCCGCCAGGTACGCGAGTACCAGGAGCTGATGAACGTCAAACTGGCCCTGGATATTGAGATCGCCACCTACAGGAAGCTCCTAGAAGGAGAGGAATGCAG AATCGGTCAAGGTGGCGGAAATGCAACCATTCACATCACCTCATCTTCAA GTGGTggtggcggcggcggcggcggc GGCTTTGGCGGCGGGTCTGGCGGCGGCTTTGGCGGCGGGTCTGGCGGCGGCTTTGGCGGCGGCATGGGCGGTGGCGGCGGCGGCTTTGGCGGCAGCGGTTTTGGAGGCGGCAGCAGCGGTAGCAGCTATGGCGGCGGCTATGGCAGCGGAGGATTTAGCAGCGGTGgtggtggcagcagcagcatggtgATGAAATCAACCAGCTCCTCCTCTCGGTCCTACCGTTAA
- the krt5 gene encoding keratin, type II cytoskeletal 5 isoform X1: MSVQISRTVKTSRSSGGFGGGSTYGGGTSFGGGSSYSSGGGGGGGGGRNYSSRSLSFGTSRPIMSSSSSMLQSSMRSSGGGGGFGGYGGGGGGGGGYGGGGFSGGGYGGGYGGGGGGSGGGAYGIPFGGGGGGGFPGGMGAITAVTVNSQLLSPMNIEIDPNISTVRTQEKEQIKTLNNRFASFIDKVRFLEQQNKVLETKWSLLQDQTTTRSNIDAMFEAYIANLRRQLDGLGNEKMKLEGELRNMQGLVEDFKNKYEDEINKRASVENEFVLLKKDVDGAYMNKVELEAKVDSLQDEINFLRAVFEAELNELQGQIKDTSVIVEMDNSRNLDMDSIVAEVKAQYEEIAANSKKDAESWYQQKFQEIQTSAGNAGDDLRNTKSEIAELNRMISRLQNEIEAVKGQRVNLEAQIAEAEERGEIAVKDAKARIKDLEDALQRAKQDMARQVREYQELMNVKLALDIEIATYRKLLEGEECRIGQGGGNATIHITSSSSGGGGGGGGFGGGFGGGSGGGFGGGSGGGFGGGSGGGFGGGMGGGGGGFGGSGFGGGSSGSSYGGGYGSGGFSSGGGGSSSMVMKSTSSSSRSYR; the protein is encoded by the exons ATGTCCGTTCAAATCAGCAGAACCGTAAAAACCAGCAGAAGTAGTGGTGGCTTTGGAGGTGGAAGTACCTATGGAGGTGGAACCAGCTTTGGTGGTGGAAGCAGCTATTCTAGTGGCGGAGgcggaggtggaggtggaggacgAAACTATTCCTCAAGATCTCTCTCGTTTGGTACTTCTCGACCAATTATGAGTTCATCTAGCTCAATGCTTCAATCAAGCATGAGgagtagtggtggtggtggtggttttggtggttacggtggtggtggtggtggtggtggtggttacGGTGGTGGTGGTTTCAGTGGTGGTGGATATGGTGGTGGTtacggtggtggtggtggtggcagTGGCGGTGGTGCATACGGCATCCCCttcggtggtggtggtggcggcggATTCCCTGGAGGAATGGGAGCCATCACAGCCGTCACAGTCAACTCACAACTGCTAAGCCCCATGAACATTGAAATCGACCCCAACATCAGCACTGTCCGCACCCAAGAGAAAGAGCAGATCAAGACCCTGAACAACCGCTTCGCCAGCTTCATTGACAAG GTCCGCTTCCTGGAGCAACAGAACAAAGTGCTGGAGACCAAATGGAGCCTGCTGCAGGATCAGACCACCACCCGCTCCAACATCGACGCCATGTTCGAGGCCTATATCGCCAACCTGCGCAGACAGCTCGATGGGCTCGGCAATGAGAAAATGAAGCTGGAGGGAGAGCTGAGGAACATGCAGGGCCTGGTTGAGGACTTCAAGAAcaa ATATGAAGATGAAATCAACAAGCGTGCCAGTGTGGAGAATGAGTTTGTGCTCCTGAAGAAG GATGTAGATGGCGCCTACATGAACAAGGTTGAGCTGGAGGCCAAAGTTGACTCCCTTCAGGATGAAATCAACTTCCTCAGAGCTGTCTTTGAGGCG GAACTGAATGAGCTCCAGGGACAGATCAAGGACACTTCGGTCATTGTGGAGATGGACAACAGTCGCAACCTGGACATGGACTCCATTGTGGCTGAAGTCAAGGCTCAGTATGAGGAAATTGCCGCCAATAGCAAGAAAGACGCTGAATCCTGGTACCAGCAGAAG TTCCAGGAGATCCAGACCAGTGCCGGTAATGCTGGAGACGACCTTCGCAACACCAAGAGTGAGATTGCTGAGCTCAACCGCATGATTAGCCGCCTCCAGAATGAGATTGAAGCAGTCAAGGGACAG CGTGTCAACCTAGAGGCCCAGATCGCTGAGGCTGAGGAGCGTGGTGAGATCGCAGTGAAGGATGCCAAGGCCCGCATCAAGGACCTTGAGGATGCCCTGCAGAGAGCGAAACAGGACATGGCCCGCCAGGTACGCGAGTACCAGGAGCTGATGAACGTCAAACTGGCCCTGGATATTGAGATCGCCACCTACAGGAAGCTCCTAGAAGGAGAGGAATGCAG AATCGGTCAAGGTGGCGGAAATGCAACCATTCACATCACCTCATCTTCAA GTGGTggtggcggcggcggcggcggcttTGGCGGCGGCTTTGGCGGCGGGTCTGGCGGCGGCTTTGGCGGCGGGTCTGGCGGCGGCTTTGGCGGCGGGTCTGGCGGCGGCTTTGGCGGCGGCATGGGCGGTGGCGGCGGCGGCTTTGGCGGCAGCGGTTTTGGAGGCGGCAGCAGCGGTAGCAGCTATGGCGGCGGCTATGGCAGCGGAGGATTTAGCAGCGGTGgtggtggcagcagcagcatggtgATGAAATCAACCAGCTCCTCCTCTCGGTCCTACCGTTAA